A stretch of the Coprobacillus cateniformis genome encodes the following:
- a CDS encoding ParB/RepB/Spo0J family partition protein — protein MAKSILGSFGSVETKKRELSRSDVELIYYKDIKVADRNRKIRNVEELAEDILEDGLEHNILVRELENNSTYKYEIIAGHRRFSAIGILIKKGHSEFEYIPCKVKRHMDDVDARRRLHLNNINQSGYTPSEMLDAIEELEEIYRLKKKQDGIPGRIQKLIADDINLSKSQVGNYQYIINNATPELRELIRKLELPLNVALEISTLDHENQLMFIENEDHIDLVTIKEYKEELYSKPKKLENFQDDEEVDYGSEDDEIVLTNYTEFDAEEDYDQYYEDDNQYYDDSEDTDLEEEQPTTKKLTLQEMSANASNSIKDMLATMEKYSEWKKEREELEEIYNQFKEFVSDIGL, from the coding sequence ATGGCAAAGAGTATTTTAGGATCATTTGGTTCTGTCGAAACAAAGAAGAGAGAACTTAGTAGAAGTGATGTAGAACTCATTTACTATAAGGATATAAAAGTAGCTGATCGAAACAGAAAAATTAGAAATGTAGAAGAATTAGCTGAAGATATCTTAGAAGATGGACTGGAACATAATATACTGGTTCGTGAACTGGAAAACAATTCTACATATAAGTATGAAATTATAGCAGGTCATCGTAGATTTTCAGCTATAGGTATTCTTATAAAAAAAGGTCATAGTGAATTTGAGTATATTCCTTGTAAAGTGAAAAGGCATATGGATGATGTTGATGCTAGAAGAAGATTGCATTTAAATAATATAAATCAAAGTGGATATACACCATCGGAAATGCTAGATGCTATAGAAGAACTTGAAGAAATTTATAGATTAAAGAAAAAGCAAGATGGGATACCAGGGCGTATTCAAAAGTTAATAGCAGATGATATTAATCTAAGCAAATCTCAAGTTGGTAATTATCAATATATTATCAATAACGCAACACCTGAATTAAGGGAATTGATCCGTAAATTAGAATTACCACTCAATGTTGCTTTAGAAATCTCTACTTTAGATCATGAAAATCAACTTATGTTTATTGAAAATGAAGACCATATAGATCTTGTGACAATTAAGGAATATAAAGAAGAATTATATTCTAAGCCAAAAAAATTAGAAAATTTTCAAGATGATGAGGAAGTAGACTATGGTAGTGAAGATGATGAGATTGTCTTAACTAATTATACTGAATTTGATGCTGAAGAAGACTATGACCAATATTATGAAGATGATAATCAGTATTATGATGATTCAGAAGATACTGATTTAGAAGAGGAACAACCAACTACAAAAAAATTAACTTTACAAGAAATGAGTGCTAATGCAAGTAACTCTATCAAAGATATGTTAGCGACAATGGAAAAATATAGTGAGTGGAAAAAAGAAAGAGAGGAACTTGAAGAAATATATAATCAATTTAAAGAATTTGTTTCTGATATAGGATTATAG
- a CDS encoding ParA family protein: MNVIGIVNRKGGVGKTTTAKNLAYSLILENKKVLLLDFDPQCNSTKGLASRKFNKTVSNVLKNEKIERCIYNTRYGIDIIPGDLYLASESIEKNILRNQLQLLNTQYDYIIIDTSPYFNELTAEILLVSDLIIIPTEIEVDSLDAMTTTINELNYLCGSQITFKLLFTKVESLKTIENDIEELDTIYVDHRFQTYIRYHKYAVQRARKYHQPLAKRYKMANVTKDYKALAKEIIKEGI, translated from the coding sequence ATGAACGTAATCGGAATCGTAAATCGTAAAGGTGGAGTTGGAAAAACAACCACTGCAAAAAATTTAGCTTATAGCCTTATACTGGAAAATAAAAAAGTATTGTTATTGGACTTTGATCCACAATGCAATAGCACAAAGGGATTAGCAAGCAGAAAGTTTAATAAAACAGTATCAAATGTATTAAAAAATGAAAAAATCGAAAGATGTATATATAACACAAGATATGGAATTGATATTATACCAGGTGATTTATATTTAGCATCTGAATCAATTGAAAAAAATATACTGAGAAATCAATTGCAGCTTCTCAACACTCAATATGATTATATTATCATTGATACATCACCATATTTTAATGAGTTAACTGCCGAGATACTTCTTGTATCAGATCTTATTATTATACCAACTGAAATTGAAGTTGATTCACTGGATGCTATGACAACAACCATTAATGAACTTAATTATTTATGTGGGAGTCAGATAACATTTAAACTACTTTTTACAAAAGTAGAGAGTTTAAAGACTATAGAAAATGATATAGAAGAACTTGATACAATTTATGTTGACCATAGATTTCAAACATATATTAGATATCACAAATATGCAGTACAACGTGCTAGAAAGTATCATCAACCACTTGCCAAAAGATACAAGATGGCTAATGTCACAAAAGATTATAAAGCACTGGCCAAAGAAATTATAAAGGAGGGAATCTAA